In Micromonospora sp. LH3U1, one genomic interval encodes:
- a CDS encoding MBL fold metallo-hydrolase, with amino-acid sequence MPLSRTLGSITVTALTDGEGAFFQPRTQAFPDATAAHWREADQRDPGSVTADGQWWLPFRSFAIRSGDGPVTLVDAGIGPADAPAASWAPVPGRMPAELAAAGIDPADVDTVVLTHLHSDHIGWAVTGTPGRPYFPNATYLVQRAEIDAAETINPGLPAGLIAPLRAAGQLRVVDGETTLTPAVRLLSTPGHTPGHQSVLLTSADERMLITGDLLVHMVQLVDPNLAYAHEVDPETARLSRTRALQTHSPTLLATPHLGTPSPPTPNPSPVDHEVIAVTHR; translated from the coding sequence ATGCCACTGAGCCGCACTCTCGGGTCTATCACGGTCACGGCGCTCACCGACGGCGAGGGCGCTTTCTTCCAGCCCCGCACGCAGGCGTTTCCGGACGCCACAGCTGCCCACTGGCGGGAGGCCGACCAGCGCGACCCCGGCTCGGTGACCGCCGACGGGCAGTGGTGGCTGCCGTTCCGCAGCTTCGCGATCCGCAGCGGCGACGGGCCGGTCACCCTGGTCGACGCCGGGATCGGCCCGGCCGACGCGCCCGCCGCGAGCTGGGCACCGGTGCCCGGCCGCATGCCGGCCGAGTTGGCCGCCGCGGGCATCGACCCGGCCGACGTCGACACGGTCGTGCTGACCCACCTGCACAGCGACCACATCGGCTGGGCGGTCACCGGCACGCCGGGCCGGCCGTACTTCCCGAACGCCACCTACCTCGTGCAGCGCGCCGAGATCGACGCGGCGGAGACGATCAACCCGGGACTGCCGGCCGGCCTGATCGCGCCCTTGCGCGCCGCCGGCCAGCTCCGGGTGGTCGACGGCGAGACCACCCTCACCCCAGCGGTACGCCTGCTGTCCACCCCCGGCCACACCCCCGGCCACCAGTCGGTGCTCCTGACCTCGGCCGACGAACGAATGCTCATCACCGGCGACCTGCTGGTGCACATGGTGCAACTCGTCGACCCCAACCTGGCGTACGCCCACGAGGTGGACCCCGAAACCGCCCGGCTCTCCCGCACCAGGGCCCTCCAGACCCACTCCCCCACCCTCCTGGCCACCCCCCACCTAGGCACCCCTTCACCCCCCACCCCTAACCCCTCCCCTGTTGATCATGAAGTTATTGCGGTGACACACCGATGA
- a CDS encoding malate dehydrogenase, with the protein MGKKVTVVGAGFYGSTTAQRLAEYDVFDTVVITDIVEGKPAGLALDLNQSRAIEGFETKVVGVTTGPNGEGYENIEGSDVVVITAGLPRKPGMSRMDLLETNAKIVRQVAENVAKYAPNAVVIVVSNPLDEMTALAQLATQFPKNRVLGQAGMLDTARFSNFVAEALDVPVASVRTLTLGSHGDTMVPVPSKSTVNGKPLRDAMPAEQIEELVVKTRNGGAEVVALLKTGSAYYAPSAAAARMAKAVAEDSGDVMPVCAWVDGEYGISGVYLGVEAAIGAEGVKRVVETDLDADERASLLEAAEAVRAKQGDIASM; encoded by the coding sequence ATGGGTAAGAAGGTCACTGTCGTCGGGGCTGGCTTCTACGGCTCCACCACCGCACAGCGCCTGGCCGAGTACGACGTCTTCGACACCGTAGTGATCACCGACATCGTGGAGGGCAAGCCCGCGGGTCTCGCGCTCGACCTCAACCAGTCCCGGGCCATTGAGGGCTTCGAGACCAAGGTGGTCGGCGTGACCACCGGCCCCAACGGTGAGGGCTACGAGAACATCGAGGGCTCCGACGTCGTCGTGATCACCGCCGGTCTGCCGCGGAAGCCCGGCATGAGCCGGATGGACCTGCTGGAGACCAACGCCAAGATCGTGCGTCAGGTCGCCGAGAACGTCGCCAAGTACGCCCCGAACGCCGTCGTCATCGTCGTCTCCAACCCGCTGGACGAGATGACCGCGCTGGCCCAGCTCGCCACCCAGTTCCCGAAGAACCGGGTGCTCGGCCAGGCCGGCATGCTGGACACCGCCCGGTTCAGCAACTTCGTCGCCGAGGCGCTGGACGTGCCGGTGGCGTCGGTGCGCACGCTGACCCTCGGCTCGCACGGCGACACGATGGTCCCGGTGCCGTCGAAGAGCACCGTCAACGGCAAGCCGCTGCGTGACGCGATGCCGGCCGAGCAGATCGAGGAGCTGGTCGTCAAGACCCGCAACGGTGGCGCCGAGGTGGTCGCGCTGCTCAAGACGGGCTCGGCGTACTACGCCCCGTCCGCCGCCGCGGCACGGATGGCGAAGGCCGTCGCGGAGGACTCCGGCGACGTCATGCCGGTCTGCGCCTGGGTCGACGGCGAGTACGGCATCTCCGGTGTCTACCTGGGTGTCGAGGCCGCGATCGGCGCCGAGGGCGTCAAGCGGGTCGTCGAGACCGACCTGGACGCCGACGAGCGCGCCAGCCTCCTCGAGGCCGCCGAAGCCGTCCGCGCCAAGCAGGGCGACATCGCCAGCATGTAG
- a CDS encoding bifunctional methylenetetrahydrofolate dehydrogenase/methenyltetrahydrofolate cyclohydrolase, protein MTATILDGKATAAEIKDELRIRVKALAERGIIPGLGTVLVGADPGSQAYVNGKHRDCAEVGIASIRRELPADATQQQVDDVLAELNADPACHGYIVQLPLPAHLDTQRVLELIDPEKDADGLHPVNLGRLVLGYDGPLPCTPRGIVELLRRHDVALRGATVAVVGRGNTVGRPLGLLLTRRSENATVTLCHTGTLDLASHTRAADIVIVAAGVPGLLTADMINPGAVVVDVGITRVIGADGKGRYTGDVDPEVAETAGALVPMPGGVGPMTRAMLLTNVVERAERG, encoded by the coding sequence GTGACGGCGACGATTCTGGACGGCAAGGCAACCGCAGCGGAAATCAAGGACGAGCTGCGGATACGGGTGAAGGCACTCGCGGAACGCGGCATCATCCCCGGGCTGGGCACGGTCCTGGTCGGGGCGGACCCGGGCAGCCAGGCGTACGTCAACGGCAAGCACCGCGACTGCGCCGAGGTGGGCATCGCCTCGATCCGCCGGGAGCTGCCGGCCGACGCCACCCAGCAGCAGGTCGACGACGTGCTGGCCGAGCTGAACGCCGACCCGGCGTGCCACGGCTACATCGTCCAGCTGCCGCTGCCGGCCCACCTCGACACCCAGCGGGTGCTCGAGTTGATCGACCCGGAGAAGGACGCCGACGGTCTGCACCCAGTCAACCTGGGCCGGCTCGTCCTCGGCTACGACGGCCCGCTGCCCTGCACCCCGCGCGGCATCGTCGAACTGCTCCGCCGGCACGACGTGGCGCTGCGCGGCGCCACCGTCGCGGTGGTCGGTCGGGGCAACACCGTCGGCCGACCGCTCGGCCTGCTGCTCACCCGGCGCAGCGAGAACGCCACGGTCACCCTCTGCCACACCGGCACCCTCGACCTCGCCTCGCACACCCGCGCCGCCGACATCGTCATCGTCGCGGCCGGCGTACCGGGCCTGCTCACCGCCGACATGATCAACCCCGGTGCGGTCGTGGTGGACGTCGGCATCACGCGCGTGATCGGCGCGGACGGCAAGGGCCGCTACACCGGCGACGTGGACCCGGAGGTGGCCGAGACGGCCGGCGCGCTGGTCCCCATGCCCGGCGGCGTGGGTCCGATGACCCGGGCCATGCTGCTCACCAACGTCGTGGAGCGCGCCGAGCGCGGCTGA